The following proteins are co-located in the Tolypothrix sp. NIES-4075 genome:
- a CDS encoding DNA double-strand break repair nuclease NurA produces the protein MLDLTQLARQMQGLSQHLTLEAAASRQRLELAQQHLKNAYDRQDDLVQRQEKWRDRIIFSNATPVEPLDACIDIPTPPKVHTVIATDGSQIAPNHHEIAYCYLLNIGRVVLHYGQNLHPVLDSLPEVFYRAEDLYMSRQWGIRTEEWMGYRRTASETTVLAELACAEKTEAPTLAMVDGSLIYWFLEQLPFDARDRILPPILEAWKQMRSAQIPIMGYLSASRNIEAMNFLRLTACSHPVPDCKTFCPNQLEKVPCKIFEPLRDTALWSTKLKPGQRTNLWRSNAHILEQYEDQKIYFCYVHVGTEIARIEVPAWVAENTTMLDQALGLMLAQVQKGYGYPVAIAEAHNQAVVKGGDKARFFALLEQQMIKAGLRNVGTSYKEARKRGSIA, from the coding sequence ATGCTTGACCTTACACAATTAGCGCGACAAATGCAAGGTTTAAGTCAGCATCTGACTTTAGAAGCTGCTGCAAGTCGTCAGCGTTTAGAATTAGCGCAACAACATCTGAAAAATGCTTACGATCGCCAAGATGATTTAGTACAGCGACAGGAAAAATGGCGCGATCGCATTATTTTTTCTAATGCTACCCCAGTTGAGCCTCTAGATGCGTGTATCGATATCCCAACTCCGCCGAAGGTACATACTGTTATTGCTACCGACGGTTCCCAAATTGCCCCGAATCACCACGAAATTGCTTACTGCTATCTCCTTAACATCGGCAGAGTCGTTTTGCACTACGGACAAAATCTTCACCCCGTTTTAGATAGTTTACCAGAAGTATTTTACCGGGCGGAAGATTTATATATGTCGCGGCAGTGGGGAATTCGTACCGAAGAATGGATGGGTTATCGACGCACTGCGAGTGAAACAACTGTGTTAGCAGAACTTGCTTGTGCAGAAAAGACGGAAGCACCAACCTTAGCAATGGTGGATGGTTCGTTAATTTACTGGTTTTTGGAACAGTTGCCGTTTGATGCACGCGATCGCATTTTACCTCCAATCCTCGAAGCTTGGAAACAGATGCGCTCTGCTCAAATTCCCATCATGGGTTATCTCAGCGCTTCTCGCAACATTGAAGCGATGAATTTTTTACGTTTAACGGCTTGTTCTCACCCAGTTCCTGATTGTAAAACTTTTTGCCCAAATCAATTAGAAAAAGTACCCTGTAAAATCTTTGAACCTTTACGAGATACCGCGCTTTGGTCAACTAAACTCAAACCCGGACAACGTACTAATTTATGGCGCAGTAATGCCCACATTTTAGAACAGTATGAAGATCAAAAAATTTACTTTTGCTACGTCCACGTTGGCACCGAAATTGCTCGGATAGAAGTTCCGGCGTGGGTAGCGGAAAATACAACTATGTTAGACCAAGCATTAGGATTGATGTTGGCACAAGTGCAAAAAGGATATGGGTATCCAGTAGCGATCGCAGAAGCGCATAATCAAGCTGTGGTCAAAGGTGGTGATAAAGCGCGTTTCTTTGCCTTATTGGAACAACAAATGATTAAAGCCGGCTTGAGAAATGTAGGCACTTCCTACAAAGAAGCCAGAAAACGCGGTAGCATCGCTTAA
- a CDS encoding XisI protein — MDTLEHYRNLICSILSEHTKIPYSYGDIQHETVFDREQDRYLVMILGREPVPNFSPTATRRVHGCLIHVDIIDGKIWIQRDGTEEGVASLLVRAGVPKNRIVLGFRSEELRKDSEFAIA; from the coding sequence ATGGATACCCTGGAACACTACAGAAATCTAATTTGCAGCATCCTGAGCGAACATACGAAGATTCCTTACTCTTATGGCGATATTCAACATGAAACTGTTTTTGATAGAGAACAGGATCGATATTTGGTGATGATTCTGGGTCGAGAGCCAGTGCCTAACTTTTCTCCGACGGCAACTCGTCGGGTACATGGCTGTTTGATCCACGTTGATATCATTGATGGCAAAATTTGGATTCAGAGAGATGGTACGGAGGAAGGGGTGGCATCATTACTGGTCAGGGCGGGCGTGCCGAAGAATCGGATTGTGTTAGGCTTCCGCTCTGAGGAATTGAGAAAAGATTCAGAATTTGCGATCGCATAG
- a CDS encoding HAD family hydrolase, translating to MTNNSPTILALDFDGVICDGLIEYFQVAWRAYCQVWSPINQTPSDDLASRFYRLRPVIETGWEMPVLIKALVAGIDDEKILQEWASIAQQILLEDKLQAKEIATKLDNLRDEWIATDLDGWLSLHRFYAGVIDKIKATLASKIKLYIVTTKEGRFVQQLLQQQGVTLEKEAIFGKEVKRPKYEILRELIQAAQEKAVSLWFVEDRIKTLQLVTQQTDLENVKLFLADWGYNTQPERKAAENDSRIQLISLSQFGQDFSEWVGVSG from the coding sequence ATGACGAATAATAGTCCTACAATTCTCGCTCTAGATTTTGATGGTGTAATTTGCGACGGACTAATTGAATATTTTCAGGTAGCATGGCGTGCTTATTGTCAAGTATGGTCGCCAATTAACCAAACACCATCAGATGATTTAGCTTCTAGATTTTATCGGCTTAGACCTGTAATTGAAACAGGTTGGGAAATGCCCGTCTTAATTAAAGCTTTGGTAGCGGGAATTGATGATGAAAAGATTCTTCAGGAATGGGCAAGTATCGCTCAACAAATTTTGTTAGAAGACAAGCTACAGGCAAAAGAAATTGCCACAAAACTAGATAATCTTCGGGATGAATGGATTGCCACAGATTTAGATGGGTGGCTGAGTCTGCATCGATTTTATGCGGGTGTGATAGATAAAATTAAAGCAACTCTTGCTAGTAAAATTAAGCTGTATATCGTCACCACGAAAGAAGGACGTTTTGTACAGCAGTTATTACAACAACAAGGAGTTACTTTAGAAAAAGAAGCGATTTTCGGCAAAGAAGTCAAGCGTCCCAAATACGAAATTCTGAGAGAATTAATTCAGGCTGCACAAGAAAAAGCAGTCAGTTTATGGTTTGTAGAAGACAGAATCAAAACGTTACAGTTAGTTACACAGCAAACCGACTTAGAAAATGTCAAACTCTTTCTGGCAGACTGGGGTTATAATACTCAACCAGAAAGAAAAGCTGCTGAGAATGATTCGCGAATTCAGCTAATATCGCTTTCTCAGTTTGGTCAAGATTTTTCGGAATGGGTAGGGGTTAGTGGTTAG
- a CDS encoding HigA family addiction module antitoxin translates to MRVPKNRPPTHPGEILLKDFLEPFAISQTELAQAIHVPYQRINELINQKRGVTPTTALRLSKFFGNSAEFWLNLQQSWELYHVLKEEEKDLNTIKIGTNTGSPIVTGHVKGNVSGEVKDSFNTYTSQQRQNLAEAAGEIQQLLEQLSQTYPTITTAEKIAVVAEATDQIERNPKLKGRVINALKAGGTEAFKEAINHPLVNILIAAIEGWKEA, encoded by the coding sequence ATGAGAGTGCCTAAAAATCGTCCTCCCACGCATCCTGGGGAAATCCTACTTAAGGATTTCTTAGAGCCTTTTGCGATATCACAAACTGAACTTGCACAAGCAATTCACGTTCCCTATCAGCGAATTAATGAGCTAATAAACCAAAAGCGTGGAGTAACACCAACTACTGCCCTGCGGTTATCAAAGTTTTTTGGAAACAGTGCTGAGTTTTGGTTAAATCTTCAACAAAGTTGGGAACTGTACCACGTCCTTAAAGAAGAAGAGAAAGACCTTAACACAATAAAAATTGGAACAAATACAGGCTCTCCCATAGTGACAGGTCATGTAAAAGGAAACGTTTCTGGTGAGGTTAAAGATTCTTTTAATACATATACTTCCCAACAAAGGCAAAACCTCGCTGAGGCTGCTGGGGAAATTCAGCAACTTTTAGAGCAACTGTCACAGACATATCCAACCATAACCACCGCTGAAAAAATAGCAGTGGTAGCTGAGGCAACTGACCAAATCGAGCGCAATCCAAAACTAAAAGGGCGGGTTATTAATGCGCTCAAAGCAGGAGGGACTGAGGCGTTCAAAGAAGCAATTAATCACCCTCTTGTTAATATTCTCATAGCAGCTATTGAGGGATGGAAGGAAGCATAA
- a CDS encoding type II toxin-antitoxin system RelE/ParE family toxin, translated as MIVSFKDKGTEDIFDGNDSKDARKTCPVNLWSVAQRKLDQLNAAFSLDDMRVPPGNRLEALKGDRKGQHSIRINDQYRICFVWTAEKAAEVEIVDYHD; from the coding sequence ATGATAGTGTCATTCAAAGACAAAGGAACTGAAGACATTTTTGATGGGAACGACTCAAAAGACGCTCGAAAAACTTGTCCTGTCAACCTTTGGAGTGTCGCGCAGAGGAAACTAGACCAATTAAACGCTGCGTTCTCTTTGGATGATATGAGAGTGCCACCAGGTAATAGGTTGGAAGCCTTAAAAGGTGACAGAAAAGGGCAGCATAGTATTCGGATTAACGATCAATATCGAATCTGCTTTGTGTGGACAGCAGAAAAAGCTGCTGAGGTTGAAATAGTTGATTATCATGACTGA